A DNA window from Hordeum vulgare subsp. vulgare chromosome 1H, MorexV3_pseudomolecules_assembly, whole genome shotgun sequence contains the following coding sequences:
- the LOC123418768 gene encoding probable 1-deoxy-D-xylulose-5-phosphate synthase 2, chloroplastic, with product MALQASVPSAFHTAPAIAHASCRRQFQLRASAASSPGAGDGKVAMRKEPATGAWKIDYSSEKPATPLLDTINHPVHMKNLSTTDLEQLAAELRVEIVHTVSKTGGHLSSSLGVVELSVALHHVFDTPEDKIIWDVGHQSYPHKILTGRRSRMHTIRKTSGLAGFPKRDESAHDAFGAGHSSTSISAALGMAVARDLQGKKNHVISVIGDGAMTAGQAYEAMNNSGYLDSNMIVVLNDNKQVSLPTATLDGPSKPVGALSKALTTLQSSTKFRRLREAAKNVTKQIGGSTHEVAAKVDEYARGMMSAPGSTLFEELGLYYIGPVDGHSLEDLVTIFEKVKSMPATGPVLIHIVTEKGKGYPPAEAAADKMHGVVKFDPTTGKQFKTKSPTLSYTQYFAESLIREAEVDDKVVAIHAAMGGGTGLNYFQKRFPERCFDVGIAEQHAVTFAAGLAAEGMKPFCAIYSSFLQRGYDQVVHDVDLQRLPVRFALDRAGLVGADGPTHCGAFDVTYMACLPNMVVMAPADEAELMHMVATASAIDDRPSCFRFPRGNGVGAVLPLNNRGTPMQVGKGRVLVGGNRVALLGYGTMVQACLKAAEALKEHGVFITVADARFCKPLDTELIRDLAAEHEILVTVEEGSIGGFGSHVAHYLSLSGLLDGPLKLRSMFLPDRYIDHGAAEDQMEEAGLTPRHIAATVLSLLGRPLEALHIK from the exons ATGGCGCTCCAAGCTTCGGTACCTTCCGCCTTCCACACTGCCCCGGCCATTGCTCACGCTTCTTGTCGCCGGCAG TTCCAATTGCGTGCGAGCGCTGCTAGCAGCCCCGGCGCCGGCGACGGGAAGGTGGCGATGAGGAAGGAGCCGGCGACGGGTGCGTGGAAGATCGACTACTCCAGCGAGAAGCCAGCGACGCCGCTGCTCGACACCATCAACCACCCCGTCCACATGAAAAACCTCTCCACCACG GACCTGGAGCAGCTGGCCGCGGAGCTCCGGGTGGAGATCGTGCACACGGTGTCCAAGACCGGCGGCCACCTGAGCTCGAGCCTCGGGGTGGTGGAGCTGTCGGTGGCGCTGCACCACGTGTTCGACACGCCGGAGGACAAGATCATCTGGGACGTCGGCCACCAGTCCTACCCGCACAAGATCCTCACGGGGCGCCGGTCGCGGATGCACACCATCCGGAAGACCTCCGGCCTCGCCGGGTTCCCCAAGCGCGACGAGAGCGCGCACGACGCGTTCGGCGCCGGGCACAGCTCCACCAGCATCTCCGCGGCGCTCGGGATGGCCGTCGCGCGTGACCTCCAGGGCAAGAAGAACCACGTCATCTCCGTCATCGGAGACGGCGCCATGACCGCCGGACAGGCCTACGAGGCCATGAACAACTCCGGCTACCTCGACTCCAACATGATAGTGGTCCTCAACGACAACAAGCAGGTCTCCCTCCCGACGGCCACCCTCGACGGTCCTTCCAAGCCAGTGGGCGCGCTCAGCAAGGCTCTCACCACGCTCCAGTCCAGCACCAAGTTCCGGCGGCTCCGGGAGGCCGCTAAGAACGTCACCAAGCAGATCGGCGGCTCGACGCACGAGGTGGCGGCTAAAGTGGACGAGTACGCGCGCGGCATGATGAGCGCCCCGGGCTCGACGCTCTTCGAGGAGCTCGGGCTCTACTACATCGGCCCGGTAGACGGTCACAGCCTCGAGGACCTCGTCaccatcttcgagaaggtcaagtCCATGCCGGCGACCGGGCCCGTGCTCATCCACATCGTGACGGAGAAGGGGAAGGGGTACCCGCCGGCGGAGGCCGCGGCCGACAAGATGCACGGCGTGGTCAAGTTTGATCCGACGACGGGGAAGCAGTTCAAGACCAAGAGCCCGACGCTGTCGTACACGCAGTACTTCGCCGAGTCGCTCATCCGGGAGGCGGAGGTGGACGACAAGGTGGTGGCGATCCACGCGGCCATGGGCGGCGGCACGGGGCTCAACTACTTCCAGAAGCGGTTCCCGGAGCGGTGCTTCGACGTGGGCATCGCGGAGCAGCACGCCGTGACCTTCGCGGCGGGGCTCGCCGCCGAGGGGATGAAGCCGTTCTGCGCCATCTACTCGTCGTTCCTGCAGCGCGGGTACGACCAGGTGGTGCACGACGTGGACCTGCAGCGCCTGCCGGTGCGCTTCGCGCTCGACAGGGCGGGTCTCGTCGGCGCGGACGGGCCCACGCACTGCGGCGCGTTCGACGTGACGTACATGGCCTGCTTGCCGAACATGGTGGTCATGGCGCCTGCCGACGAGGCCGAGCTCATGCACATGGTCGCCACCGCCAGCGCCATCGACGACCGCCCAAGCTGTTTCCGCTTCCCACGGGGTAATGGCGTGGGCGCCGTGCTGCCTCTCAACAACAGGGGCACCCCCATGCAGGTGGGCAAGGGGAGGGTGCTCGTCGGAGGCAACAGGGTGGCGCTGCTAGGATATGGCACGATGGTGCAGGCATGCCTGAAGGCGGCGGAGGCGCTGAAGGAGCACGGCGTGTTCATCACCGTCGCCGACGCCCGCTTCTGCAAGCCGCTGGACACGGAGCTGATCCGTGACCTCGCCGCCGAGCACGAGATCCTCGTCACCGTCGAGGAGGGCTCCATCGGAGGCTTCGGTTCCCACGTAGCGCACTACCTCAGCCTCAGCGGCCTCCTCGACGGCCCGCTCAAG CTGAGATCGATGTTCCTGCCGGACCGGTACATTGACCACGGCGCTGCGGAGGACCAGATGGAGGAGGCCGGCCTCACGCCGAGGCACATCGCCGCCACGGTGCTGTCGCTGCTGGGTCGGCCATTGGAAGCGCTCCACATCAAGTGA